Proteins encoded together in one Verrucomicrobiota bacterium window:
- a CDS encoding GNAT family N-acetyltransferase: MKFKEYSVGDDLYRDSLRLREECLRIPLGLKLSESDKARDSEQFHFCLLDELEMIASISVDPLNRFCVQFRQMAVKTTRQGRGVGALLLTLVEKEMVERGYQRIVMDARVMAEAFYDKQGYQAEGERFSRVGIDHIRMSKKI, translated from the coding sequence GTGAAATTCAAAGAGTACAGTGTAGGCGATGACCTCTACAGGGATTCACTTCGACTTCGCGAGGAATGCCTTAGAATTCCCCTCGGCTTAAAACTGAGTGAAAGCGATAAAGCCAGAGATTCAGAACAGTTTCATTTCTGCCTTTTGGATGAACTCGAGATGATTGCCTCCATCTCGGTAGATCCTCTAAATAGGTTCTGCGTTCAATTCCGACAAATGGCTGTAAAGACAACTCGACAAGGAAGAGGTGTCGGAGCGCTTCTACTCACATTAGTGGAGAAGGAGATGGTGGAGAGAGGATACCAGAGGATCGTGATGGACGCTCGTGTTATGGCAGAAGCATTTTATGACAAACAGGGTTATCAAGCAGAAGGCGAACGGTTCAGCCGGGTAGGAATTGACCATATCCGGATGAGCAAAAAGATCTAA
- a CDS encoding 2-oxoglutarate dehydrogenase E1 component, which yields MNHLSFASRSNSDIIDDRFILWRESPELVDPEWRAFFEGFELAMQTANGGGSLAADNETVVSQIQTRVVGAIYAYRSIGHTEADFNPLIKELVPNPRLSLTRLGLEESDLDMQCDSGNFQGVDRLTVRELIERLRKVYCGKIGIEYLHVQETPKRRWIQSKIEPTCFDPGYSDEIKEQIYRQIAIAEDFEQMLHSRFVGQKRFSLEGGETLITALDRILERMPELNVKEMVMGMAHRGRLNVLGNVVGKSHAYIFREFSPDFIPDKDGDPSGDVKYHLGYENRVTTESGESVEVRLAANPSHLEAVNSVVEGKARARQRIIGDTERKQVLPVLIHGDAAIAGQGVVAEVCNFSKLKGYRTGGTIHIVVNNQIGFTTDPEDARSSRYCTDVAKMIEAPILHVNGNDPLSVAYAAEIALEYRQAFQEDIFLDIYCYRKHGHNESDEPAFTHPLLYKRISEMKSPREELREKLVGEGVLSEEKADSIDEAIRDDFEKSFGEAKSGVKPKSGQNPFEGSNAVFQPGYNFDSIQTKVSDEELSVVASVLTTLPENFAINRKIQRQLKTKWKAFEDDKGVDWAFGEALAFGTLLREGTPVRLSGQDSERGTFSQRHAAFYDMETRERYVPFNHMAEDQAQFCVHNSLLSEAAVLGFDYGYSLEYPEMLSLWEAQFGDFANGAQVVIDQFIFSSESKWQRISGIVLLLPHGYEGQGPEHSSARPERFLQNCAENNIQVCNLTTPAQYFHVLRRQMKRKFSKPLIILTPKSLLRHKMAVSKRAEFTGECFNSILDDPTSTKKETTLVLCSGKVYYDLLEARKQLGLDSVSIIRVEQYFPFNTKFMKRVAGAYEDVKRVVWCQEEPANMGAWTFLMTRLEEVFGFRPEYAGRLSSASPATGFLPRHLEEQEALVKKALTGEE from the coding sequence ATGAACCACCTTTCCTTCGCTTCGCGGTCGAACAGTGATATTATCGACGACCGTTTTATCTTGTGGCGTGAATCTCCCGAATTGGTCGATCCTGAATGGAGGGCCTTTTTTGAAGGGTTTGAGCTTGCGATGCAGACCGCGAATGGCGGTGGGTCTTTGGCGGCAGACAACGAAACGGTTGTCTCGCAGATCCAAACGCGGGTTGTAGGGGCTATCTATGCCTACCGGTCGATTGGCCATACCGAGGCGGACTTCAATCCACTGATCAAGGAACTGGTTCCCAATCCACGGCTCTCGCTGACCCGGTTGGGTCTCGAGGAATCTGACCTCGATATGCAGTGTGATTCAGGCAATTTTCAAGGGGTGGATCGCTTGACGGTCCGCGAATTGATTGAGCGACTGCGCAAAGTCTACTGCGGAAAGATCGGTATTGAGTACCTCCACGTGCAGGAGACTCCGAAAAGGAGGTGGATTCAGTCGAAAATTGAACCGACTTGCTTCGATCCCGGTTACTCTGACGAGATCAAGGAGCAGATATACCGCCAGATTGCGATAGCGGAAGACTTCGAGCAAATGCTTCACTCCCGGTTCGTCGGACAAAAGCGTTTTTCTCTTGAAGGTGGCGAGACTTTGATCACGGCTCTGGATCGGATCCTCGAGAGGATGCCAGAGCTCAATGTAAAAGAGATGGTCATGGGAATGGCCCATCGGGGAAGGCTCAACGTTCTCGGGAACGTGGTTGGCAAATCACACGCCTACATTTTTCGGGAATTTTCTCCAGACTTCATTCCGGACAAAGATGGCGATCCATCAGGCGACGTGAAATACCATCTCGGTTACGAAAACCGCGTAACGACCGAAAGCGGCGAGTCAGTAGAAGTGAGGCTGGCGGCCAATCCTAGTCACCTGGAGGCAGTCAATTCGGTCGTGGAAGGAAAGGCGCGGGCACGGCAGAGAATTATTGGAGATACAGAGCGGAAACAGGTGCTTCCAGTCCTGATCCACGGCGATGCCGCAATCGCAGGACAGGGAGTGGTGGCCGAGGTCTGCAACTTCTCCAAGCTGAAGGGTTATCGGACTGGAGGCACGATTCATATTGTGGTAAACAATCAGATTGGCTTCACCACCGATCCTGAGGATGCGCGGTCGAGTCGTTACTGCACGGATGTGGCCAAGATGATCGAAGCTCCAATCCTCCACGTAAACGGAAACGACCCGCTCTCCGTAGCCTATGCGGCCGAGATTGCGCTCGAGTATCGCCAGGCCTTTCAGGAAGATATTTTTCTCGATATCTACTGCTACCGGAAGCACGGGCACAACGAGTCAGACGAACCTGCATTCACTCATCCATTGCTCTACAAGAGGATTAGCGAAATGAAATCGCCTCGCGAAGAGCTACGTGAGAAGCTTGTTGGAGAAGGTGTGCTTTCCGAGGAAAAAGCCGATTCCATCGACGAAGCGATCCGGGACGATTTCGAAAAATCATTCGGAGAGGCCAAGTCAGGGGTGAAACCGAAAAGCGGGCAAAATCCGTTTGAGGGTTCGAATGCGGTGTTTCAACCAGGCTATAATTTTGACTCGATTCAGACCAAGGTCTCCGACGAGGAACTCAGCGTTGTAGCTAGTGTGCTTACGACCCTTCCCGAAAACTTCGCTATCAATCGGAAGATTCAGCGGCAGTTGAAGACGAAGTGGAAAGCGTTTGAAGACGACAAAGGTGTCGATTGGGCATTTGGGGAAGCTTTGGCGTTTGGCACTCTACTCCGCGAGGGAACCCCCGTTCGCCTATCAGGACAGGACAGCGAACGGGGAACGTTCAGCCAGCGCCACGCAGCGTTCTACGACATGGAGACCCGGGAAAGATACGTGCCGTTCAATCACATGGCTGAGGATCAGGCGCAGTTTTGCGTTCACAATTCTCTCCTTTCAGAAGCTGCGGTGCTCGGTTTTGACTACGGGTATTCGCTTGAGTACCCGGAGATGCTGAGTTTGTGGGAGGCCCAGTTCGGAGATTTTGCGAACGGAGCGCAGGTAGTTATCGACCAGTTTATTTTTTCCAGCGAATCGAAATGGCAGCGAATCAGCGGGATCGTGCTTTTGCTTCCCCATGGATACGAGGGTCAGGGACCGGAGCATTCCTCTGCTCGTCCTGAGCGTTTTCTACAGAACTGTGCAGAGAATAATATTCAGGTCTGTAACCTGACGACTCCGGCTCAGTACTTCCATGTCCTGCGACGGCAGATGAAAAGGAAGTTCAGCAAGCCTTTGATCATTCTGACGCCCAAAAGCCTTTTACGGCACAAGATGGCGGTCTCTAAACGGGCGGAGTTTACTGGCGAGTGTTTTAATTCGATCCTCGATGATCCAACGTCGACAAAGAAGGAGACTACCTTGGTTTTGTGCTCGGGTAAGGTATACTATGATCTCCTAGAGGCTCGAAAACAATTGGGGCTCGATAGCGTTTCGATTATCCGGGTTGAACAATACTTCCCGTTCAACACCAAGTTCATGAAACGTGTGGCTGGAGCATACGAGGACGTGAAGCGAGTGGTCTGGTGCCAAGAGGAGCCTGCGAACATGGGTGCCTGGACTTTTCTCATGACTCGTCTGGAAGAGGTCTTCGGTTTCCGTCCGGAATATGCGGGCCGTTTGTCCAGCGCCAGCCCGGCGACCGGATTTTTGCCCCGGCACCTGGAAGAGCAGGAGGCTCTCGTGAAAAAAGCGCTGACTGGGGAAGAATAG
- the odhB gene encoding 2-oxoglutarate dehydrogenase complex dihydrolipoyllysine-residue succinyltransferase: MAIEVKVPALGESITSGILASWQVKDGDIVEKDQVLYELETDKITSEGAAEASGVVSLKAAEGDEVEIGQVIAVIEEGATSAGSTVETEKTPEESSSKQEEKADSPPVSPAVRRIAAEEGLDPSTVDGSGKGGRVTKGDMLAALGESKVAKEVEPASSAVKEVSAAPKAPPAGPTGERGETRKKMTPLRRSIAQRLVAVQNESAILTTFNEVDMSAVMGLRKKYQDQFVKRHGIKLGFMSFFVKAVVEALKEVPGLNSRLEGEELIQNHFYDIGVAVSTEKGLMVPVLRDCDAMSFAQTESSLMEYAKKARDGKIQIEDLQGGVFSITNGGVFGSLLSTPIINPPQSGILGMHTIQQRPVAVNGEVVIRPMMYLALSYDHRIVDGKEAVSFLISIKNSIEDPARMLFGA, translated from the coding sequence ATGGCAATAGAGGTAAAAGTTCCCGCATTGGGTGAATCGATCACATCCGGCATTTTGGCAAGCTGGCAGGTCAAAGACGGTGACATCGTCGAAAAGGATCAGGTTCTCTACGAGTTGGAGACAGACAAGATCACCTCCGAGGGCGCGGCTGAAGCGTCAGGGGTCGTGTCCTTGAAAGCCGCGGAAGGTGATGAGGTCGAGATCGGTCAGGTCATCGCGGTAATCGAAGAAGGTGCAACAAGTGCAGGCTCGACTGTTGAGACGGAAAAAACACCGGAAGAATCATCTTCAAAACAAGAGGAGAAAGCGGACTCTCCACCCGTCTCGCCCGCAGTTCGGCGAATCGCTGCTGAGGAGGGACTGGATCCATCTACCGTAGATGGGAGCGGGAAGGGCGGTCGCGTGACTAAAGGCGATATGCTCGCCGCTTTGGGAGAATCGAAGGTGGCAAAGGAGGTCGAGCCAGCTTCATCTGCCGTTAAGGAGGTGAGCGCGGCTCCGAAGGCTCCACCCGCCGGACCAACAGGAGAACGCGGCGAAACTCGGAAGAAGATGACTCCACTGCGGAGGAGTATCGCCCAACGATTGGTAGCGGTTCAAAATGAGTCGGCAATCCTGACCACTTTCAACGAGGTCGACATGAGCGCGGTGATGGGATTGCGGAAGAAATACCAGGACCAGTTTGTAAAGCGCCACGGAATCAAGCTCGGATTTATGTCCTTCTTTGTGAAGGCCGTTGTTGAGGCATTGAAGGAAGTTCCCGGACTCAACAGCCGCTTAGAGGGAGAGGAGCTGATTCAGAACCACTTTTACGATATCGGTGTCGCGGTAAGCACAGAAAAAGGACTGATGGTTCCGGTTCTTCGGGATTGCGATGCGATGTCTTTCGCGCAGACCGAAAGCTCTCTAATGGAATACGCGAAGAAAGCCCGTGATGGAAAGATCCAGATCGAAGATCTTCAAGGTGGTGTTTTCTCGATCACCAATGGCGGTGTCTTTGGATCGCTCTTGTCGACCCCGATCATCAATCCGCCGCAAAGTGGTATTCTTGGGATGCATACGATTCAACAGCGCCCGGTTGCAGTGAATGGAGAGGTAGTCATTCGACCCATGATGTATTTGGCTCTCTCCTACGATCATCGAATCGTCGACGGCAAGGAAGCGGTTTCGTTTTTAATCTCCATCAAAAACTCGATCGAGGATCCGGCTCGAATGCTCTTTGGGGCGTAA